A stretch of the Phycisphaerae bacterium genome encodes the following:
- a CDS encoding tRNA-dihydrouridine synthase — protein MLRLGSVELVTHLLLAPIARYCDLAFRLTIRPLGGLGLAYTDLVNPRGLLRRTAKSMELVRTESGDQPLCVQLYGSEVRPMAEAARWCQDHGAAVVDINMGCPAEKITCRAGGASLLRDIPAAARLAEGVVRASRVPVTAKIRLGWNDDEIVAPSLAAALKEAGIAGIIVHGRTVEQQFAGPARLEEISRVVTAAGPIPVIGNGGIGCPRDAAEMIRQTGCAGVMIGRGALRDPWLFRDTYAFLVTGVVPEPPTRVDRIAFMNRHFDHLVRLKGERLACITFRQRASWYIGRLGDDSTFKHGVRTIVRADDYRRLVIKLMESVQPMTDGKKHHGTARGRLDGLDKRSWRPDDGLAASCG, from the coding sequence ATGCTGAGGCTTGGAAGCGTCGAACTCGTCACCCACCTGCTGCTCGCTCCGATCGCCAGGTACTGTGACCTCGCCTTTCGGTTGACGATTCGACCGCTGGGCGGGCTGGGGCTGGCGTACACAGACCTGGTGAACCCTCGCGGGCTGCTGCGTCGGACGGCCAAGTCGATGGAACTGGTTCGGACCGAATCCGGGGACCAACCGTTGTGCGTTCAGCTCTACGGGAGCGAGGTCCGGCCGATGGCCGAGGCGGCCCGCTGGTGCCAGGACCATGGGGCGGCGGTTGTTGATATCAACATGGGCTGCCCGGCGGAGAAGATCACCTGCCGCGCGGGCGGTGCATCACTGCTGCGTGACATTCCGGCCGCGGCCCGGTTGGCGGAAGGAGTCGTCCGGGCATCGCGCGTGCCGGTAACGGCCAAGATCCGTCTGGGATGGAACGACGATGAGATCGTGGCTCCGTCGCTGGCCGCCGCGCTGAAGGAGGCCGGGATCGCCGGCATCATTGTCCACGGTCGGACGGTGGAGCAGCAGTTCGCCGGCCCGGCCAGACTCGAGGAGATTAGCCGCGTGGTGACGGCAGCGGGACCGATCCCGGTAATCGGCAACGGCGGGATCGGATGCCCTCGCGACGCGGCGGAGATGATCCGGCAAACGGGCTGCGCGGGGGTGATGATCGGCCGGGGCGCCCTGCGCGATCCCTGGCTGTTCCGCGACACCTACGCCTTCCTGGTCACGGGCGTGGTTCCCGAGCCGCCGACGAGGGTCGACCGGATCGCTTTCATGAACCGACACTTCGATCACCTGGTTCGGCTCAAGGGTGAGCGGTTGGCGTGTATCACCTTCCGGCAACGAGCCAGCTGGTACATTGGCAGGCTGGGCGATGACTCCACCTTCAAGCACGGCGTCCGCACCATCGTCCGGGCCGACGACTACCGGAGGCTGGTCATTAAGCTGATGGAATCCGTGCAGCCCATGACCGACGGGAAGAAGCATCACGGCACCGCGCGGGGCCGGCTCGACGGGCTGGACAAGCGATCGTGGAGGCCCGATGATGGTCTCGCTGCGTCGTGCGGTTAA
- a CDS encoding MFS transporter → MILHRLVAFPESRDILRLHLWATPFIALQAAVYQMLPVLLRQHFAADEWQTAISTAAISITLLLSVVWNELYCRARPGLYLTLLWTLAIAPLGGIALCYTAWSALFFIVVAATGFGGMQPLSGDILRNSYPPMARNRIFSVIQMVSQCTVMVGTYLIGLCLNYWPEAFRVYLPAGTLAVGVGMGLLYRITQKQLFVERRQTQRSEPLLTSLSRVYHNMLRVFREDSIFRRHETAFSLYGLGWMICWALLPFICVDKLQLTYAEVARSTQTVLQLMLMVTMLPTAYLMDRFGPLTIAAWSFALLIFYPIGLMWAHDVNSLTFVTIAYAVMLSGVNLTWTLGPILLARDASQAPTYLAIHATMVGIRGLVGQFPAVALYRWTQDFHLPLAIAAVLFAWGAVIMFRVERDRRTAAKARSEAEPMPLAPPP, encoded by the coding sequence TTGATACTCCATCGGTTGGTCGCGTTTCCGGAAAGCCGGGACATCCTCAGGCTCCATCTCTGGGCAACGCCGTTCATCGCCCTTCAGGCTGCTGTCTACCAGATGCTGCCTGTCCTTCTCCGGCAGCATTTCGCCGCCGACGAATGGCAGACGGCCATCTCGACCGCGGCCATCTCGATCACGCTGCTGTTGTCGGTGGTCTGGAACGAGCTGTACTGCCGAGCTCGTCCCGGGCTCTACCTGACCCTCTTGTGGACACTGGCGATCGCGCCGCTGGGCGGGATTGCGCTGTGCTACACTGCCTGGAGCGCCCTGTTCTTCATCGTGGTCGCAGCTACGGGCTTCGGCGGCATGCAGCCGCTGAGCGGTGATATCCTGCGTAACAGCTACCCGCCGATGGCCCGTAACCGCATCTTCAGCGTCATCCAGATGGTCAGCCAATGCACGGTCATGGTGGGCACCTACCTGATCGGCTTGTGCCTCAACTACTGGCCGGAGGCCTTCCGGGTGTACCTGCCGGCAGGCACTCTGGCGGTCGGCGTGGGCATGGGCCTGCTTTACCGGATCACCCAGAAGCAGTTGTTCGTCGAACGCCGGCAGACTCAGCGCTCTGAGCCGCTTCTGACCAGCCTGAGTCGTGTCTACCACAACATGCTGAGAGTATTCCGCGAGGACAGCATCTTCCGGCGGCACGAGACGGCGTTCTCACTCTATGGTCTGGGCTGGATGATCTGCTGGGCCCTACTCCCTTTCATCTGTGTCGACAAACTCCAGCTGACCTATGCGGAGGTGGCCCGCTCAACACAGACCGTCTTGCAGCTGATGCTGATGGTGACCATGCTCCCGACCGCCTATCTGATGGACCGCTTCGGCCCGCTGACGATCGCGGCGTGGTCGTTCGCCCTGCTGATCTTCTATCCGATTGGCCTGATGTGGGCTCACGATGTCAACAGCCTGACGTTTGTCACCATCGCCTATGCGGTCATGCTCAGCGGCGTGAACCTGACCTGGACACTTGGCCCCATTCTTCTCGCTCGCGATGCTTCGCAGGCTCCCACCTATCTGGCAATTCATGCAACCATGGTGGGTATTCGTGGTCTCGTCGGCCAGTTTCCGGCGGTGGCCCTGTATCGCTGGACGCAGGATTTTCACCTCCCGCTGGCCATCGCCGCCGTTCTCTTCGCCTGGGGAGCAGTAATCATGTTCCGGGTGGAGCGGGACCGTCGAACCGCCGCGAAGGCCCGCTCCGAGGCCGAGCCCATGCCCTTGGCGCCTCCTCCATGA
- a CDS encoding glycoside hydrolase family 95 protein: MFSAILFRTTTWLFLLGLCLANGAWAADGEAARRDLTLWYDIPAKPNSGMTEALPIGNGRMGGMVFGGTGLEKIVFNEDSLWTGDENPSGSYDPVEGSYDKTMGAYQKFGEVLIQLPGHEKASGYRRDLDISTAIAGVRYRVGEVNYSREYFCSRPDQALVVRLTADQPGACTGSIELHDAHKARTVGRDGRLIISGALCNGMKYEAQLSAAHRGGSLKAVDARIEFTRCDSVTLYVTTGTDYAMDYARGYRGDPPHESVNGQMSKALAKDDAALRQDHVRDYQALFNRVALDLGPSPDERKALPADQRKSRVAKGGDPEMEALFFQYGRYLLISCSRPGDLPANLQGLWNESNAPPWACDYHTNINIQMNYWPAEITNLAECHRPLFDLIRSQLDPWRKATKAEKEYATASGTVRGWALRTSHNICGGMGWRWDKTANAWYCQHLWEHYAFGRDRVFLRDVAYPILKETCEFWEDHLKALPDGRLVVPNGWSPEHGPNEDGVTYNQVIVWDLFTNFVQASETLGLDADFRAQVAAMRHKLVGPKIGRWGQLQEWMVDRDDPNDHHRHTSHLFAVYPGRQVNVVGTPELAKAAAVSLTARGQTGDSNREWAFAWRGALWARLHEAEKAHDMLVALLSTPSTCRNLFGNHPPMQIDGNLGITAAVAEMLLQSHEGVISLLPALPKAWATGSVTGLRARGGFEIDMRWRDGQLVDVAVRGGNGTHGTLLYRGKTVSIRLQPGETKRVVLDHFQHQ; this comes from the coding sequence ATGTTTTCAGCGATCCTGTTCAGGACGACGACATGGCTGTTTCTGTTGGGCCTTTGCCTGGCGAACGGTGCCTGGGCAGCCGACGGGGAGGCAGCGCGTCGCGACCTGACCTTGTGGTACGACATTCCGGCCAAGCCCAATTCGGGCATGACCGAGGCCCTGCCCATCGGGAACGGCCGCATGGGCGGAATGGTCTTTGGGGGAACAGGTCTCGAGAAGATCGTGTTCAACGAGGACAGCCTGTGGACCGGCGACGAGAACCCATCGGGGAGCTACGACCCGGTGGAAGGTTCCTACGACAAGACCATGGGGGCGTATCAGAAGTTCGGTGAAGTACTCATCCAACTGCCCGGACACGAGAAGGCGAGCGGCTATCGACGCGATCTGGATATCTCCACCGCCATCGCGGGCGTGCGATATCGGGTCGGCGAGGTCAATTACTCCCGGGAGTACTTCTGCAGCAGGCCAGACCAGGCGCTGGTCGTTCGGCTGACCGCGGACCAGCCCGGCGCCTGCACGGGCTCGATCGAACTCCATGACGCCCACAAGGCCCGCACGGTGGGGCGCGACGGCCGACTGATCATCTCGGGAGCACTCTGCAACGGCATGAAGTACGAGGCCCAGTTGTCGGCCGCTCACCGGGGTGGATCGCTCAAGGCGGTCGATGCCCGGATCGAGTTCACGCGATGCGACAGCGTTACACTGTACGTGACCACGGGCACCGACTACGCGATGGACTACGCCCGCGGCTACCGCGGCGACCCCCCTCATGAAAGCGTGAACGGCCAGATGAGCAAGGCCCTGGCCAAGGACGATGCCGCACTCAGGCAGGACCACGTGAGGGACTACCAGGCCCTCTTCAACCGCGTGGCATTGGATTTAGGCCCGTCGCCCGACGAACGTAAGGCACTGCCCGCCGACCAGCGCAAGAGCCGGGTGGCCAAAGGCGGCGACCCGGAGATGGAAGCCCTGTTCTTCCAGTACGGCCGGTATCTGCTGATCAGTTGCTCGCGCCCGGGGGACCTGCCGGCCAACCTGCAGGGGCTCTGGAACGAGAGCAACGCCCCCCCCTGGGCCTGCGACTACCACACCAATATCAACATCCAGATGAACTACTGGCCGGCGGAGATCACTAACCTCGCAGAATGTCATCGTCCCCTGTTCGACTTGATCAGAAGTCAGCTCGATCCGTGGCGAAAAGCCACCAAAGCCGAGAAGGAATATGCCACGGCGAGCGGCACGGTACGCGGCTGGGCGCTGCGGACTTCACACAACATCTGCGGTGGCATGGGGTGGCGATGGGACAAGACCGCCAACGCGTGGTACTGCCAACATCTGTGGGAGCACTACGCCTTCGGCCGCGACAGGGTCTTTCTCCGTGACGTGGCCTATCCCATCCTTAAGGAGACCTGCGAGTTCTGGGAGGACCATCTCAAGGCCCTGCCTGACGGCCGACTCGTGGTGCCTAACGGCTGGTCCCCCGAACACGGGCCCAACGAGGACGGGGTCACCTATAACCAGGTCATCGTCTGGGATCTGTTCACCAACTTCGTCCAGGCCAGCGAAACGCTGGGGCTCGATGCCGACTTTCGGGCCCAGGTGGCGGCCATGCGCCACAAGCTCGTTGGCCCGAAGATCGGTAGATGGGGCCAGCTTCAGGAGTGGATGGTTGACCGCGACGATCCGAACGATCATCACCGACACACGTCGCACTTGTTCGCGGTCTACCCCGGGCGCCAAGTCAACGTGGTCGGCACCCCCGAATTGGCCAAAGCGGCCGCGGTCTCATTGACCGCTCGCGGCCAAACCGGCGACAGCAACCGTGAATGGGCCTTCGCTTGGCGGGGCGCCCTGTGGGCCCGCCTGCACGAGGCCGAGAAAGCGCACGACATGCTCGTAGCCCTGCTCTCCACGCCTTCGACGTGCCGTAACCTGTTCGGTAACCATCCCCCCATGCAGATCGACGGCAACCTGGGTATCACCGCGGCCGTGGCCGAGATGCTGCTACAGTCACACGAGGGGGTGATCAGTCTGCTGCCGGCCTTGCCCAAGGCCTGGGCGACTGGAAGCGTGACCGGCCTGCGGGCCCGCGGCGGCTTCGAGATCGACATGCGTTGGAGAGACGGCCAGTTGGTCGACGTTGCCGTGCGAGGCGGTAACGGCACGCACGGCACCCTGCTCTACCGCGGAAAGACCGTTTCCATCCGGCTGCAGCCGGGCGAGACCAAACGCGTGGTGCTGGACCATTTTCAGCACCAGTAA
- a CDS encoding CDP-alcohol phosphatidyltransferase family protein, which translates to MYKISWPNRITLARILLVGPFVVMLLHLQDPAWGDRARWLALGIFAAMAVSDALDGYLARRLHQESAVGRFLDPLADKMLILCSVGLLAHRGTHVSGMLLPDVVAVTVIGKDLIVVIGFCIVYFSTSRIYIEPRRVGKLCTFAQLSMVISILLSPDLPESLSWIPVVLWWTASILAAATVIQYFQMARRFLAAHEANGAKGRANEARSDQ; encoded by the coding sequence GTGTACAAGATCTCCTGGCCAAACCGGATCACGCTGGCTCGCATTCTCCTCGTCGGGCCGTTCGTGGTCATGCTGCTACACCTGCAGGATCCGGCCTGGGGCGACCGGGCACGATGGCTCGCCCTGGGGATCTTCGCGGCCATGGCGGTCAGCGACGCCCTGGATGGATACCTGGCTCGCCGGCTGCACCAGGAATCGGCCGTCGGGCGGTTCCTCGATCCCCTGGCCGACAAAATGCTGATTCTCTGCTCGGTCGGCCTCCTGGCTCACCGAGGCACGCACGTCAGCGGCATGCTTCTTCCGGACGTGGTGGCGGTGACCGTGATCGGCAAGGACCTGATCGTGGTCATCGGTTTCTGTATTGTCTACTTCTCGACCTCGCGGATCTACATCGAACCCCGCCGCGTCGGCAAGCTGTGCACCTTCGCTCAACTCAGCATGGTCATCTCGATTCTGCTCTCGCCCGATCTGCCGGAATCGCTGTCCTGGATCCCGGTCGTGTTGTGGTGGACGGCGTCCATCCTGGCGGCGGCGACCGTGATCCAGTACTTCCAGATGGCCCGGCGGTTCCTGGCCGCCCATGAAGCCAACGGAGCCAAGGGACGGGCGAACGAAGCGAGAAGCGACCAGTGA
- a CDS encoding phosphatase PAP2 family protein, with amino-acid sequence MSNANEMQEREVFAPPRTEVVRSSPGGRLPRWDRALVFFLVAVAGYLVLLNQDLPLMRIRYTIIRGEPQGWLKEALGSVREFGQAGAVILAIAIAASYDRRWKPVVCALLLAEILAAAGYDSGKYLLPRHRPYAAIRQHAEGSATPGLQTLQQFTVSDTWLGSRPSSHGFDTESFPSGHSASSFAIACVLSCYYPRLAWLLWPLAFGCAASRYLEAVHWLSDCWFGAFWGYLSGRLALFIVVRSGTISGRVHSRSLP; translated from the coding sequence GTGAGCAACGCGAACGAAATGCAGGAACGCGAGGTCTTTGCCCCGCCACGCACCGAGGTCGTCCGGTCATCGCCCGGGGGGCGACTACCACGATGGGACCGAGCCCTCGTCTTCTTTCTCGTCGCGGTCGCGGGATACCTGGTCCTGCTGAATCAGGATCTGCCACTGATGCGGATCCGGTATACGATCATTCGCGGCGAGCCGCAGGGCTGGCTGAAGGAAGCACTGGGCAGCGTGCGCGAGTTCGGGCAGGCCGGGGCAGTGATTCTGGCCATCGCGATCGCGGCCAGTTACGACCGGCGATGGAAGCCGGTCGTGTGCGCCCTGCTACTGGCCGAGATTCTGGCCGCGGCTGGCTACGATTCGGGCAAGTACCTCCTGCCTCGGCACCGGCCGTACGCGGCAATCCGACAACACGCTGAAGGCTCGGCGACCCCTGGCCTGCAGACGCTGCAGCAATTCACGGTCAGCGATACCTGGCTCGGCTCGCGCCCTTCCAGCCACGGCTTTGACACCGAGTCGTTTCCCTCCGGCCACTCCGCCAGCTCGTTCGCGATTGCCTGCGTCCTGAGCTGCTACTATCCCCGACTGGCCTGGCTGCTGTGGCCGCTGGCGTTCGGTTGTGCGGCCTCACGATACCTTGAAGCCGTGCACTGGCTGAGTGACTGCTGGTTCGGGGCGTTCTGGGGATACCTCTCCGGCCGGCTCGCGTTGTTCATCGTTGTTCGGAGCGGTACCATCAGCGGTAGGGTCCATTCTCGTTCACTGCCGTAG
- a CDS encoding Gfo/Idh/MocA family oxidoreductase, which yields MNSPRPVRNRAGGVSRRQFVAGAAATGAAWTLVPRHVLGGAGQTAPSEVITLAAIGVGDQGMRDMGSFLDKSQVRVVAVCDVEVKNLTAARNAVNAHYGDKACKTYKDYHELFSQHRDLDATLIVTPDHSHAVIASAALKAGKHVYCQKPFTHTIYEARTLSGLTRETWRATQLGTGPQAGEEPRLLREWVDAGAIGAVREVHLWSNRPFWPQGMERPTDTPPVPPTLDWDLWLGPAPHRPYHPAYLPLVFRGWRDFGTGALGDMGCYAFDIIFRVLRLRGPLAVEASGAGFAAKMWAKPEMNSESWPQASLIRWEFPARGSMPPVSVFWYDGGLRPVRPRHMEPKRPLEDEGMILVGDEGALVCGFCGQKPRLVPAARADAFKPPPKTLPRSIGHHEEWLQACRGGEPAGANFEFAATVTEALLLGNVALRFPGRTLEWNWPALKVNNLPDANKFVHREYRQGWSI from the coding sequence ATGAACTCACCAAGGCCAGTTCGGAATCGGGCCGGCGGGGTCTCTCGCCGGCAGTTCGTGGCGGGGGCCGCCGCGACCGGTGCTGCGTGGACGCTCGTCCCCCGGCATGTCCTGGGCGGCGCGGGCCAGACAGCGCCCAGCGAAGTCATCACCCTCGCCGCAATCGGTGTGGGCGATCAGGGCATGCGCGACATGGGGAGCTTTCTCGACAAGTCGCAGGTGCGAGTCGTGGCGGTCTGCGATGTCGAGGTCAAGAACCTGACCGCCGCCCGGAACGCCGTCAACGCCCACTACGGCGACAAGGCGTGCAAGACCTACAAGGACTATCACGAGTTGTTCTCGCAGCACAGGGATCTCGACGCGACTCTGATCGTCACTCCGGACCACAGCCATGCGGTGATCGCCTCCGCCGCTCTGAAAGCCGGCAAGCATGTCTACTGCCAGAAACCGTTCACCCACACCATCTACGAGGCCCGTACGCTTAGTGGGCTGACCCGCGAAACCTGGCGGGCGACCCAGTTGGGCACCGGGCCCCAGGCCGGCGAGGAGCCACGCCTCCTGCGTGAGTGGGTTGATGCCGGGGCCATCGGTGCCGTCCGCGAGGTCCACCTGTGGTCCAACCGCCCGTTCTGGCCCCAAGGCATGGAGCGGCCGACAGACACGCCTCCCGTCCCCCCGACGCTCGATTGGGATCTCTGGCTGGGACCTGCCCCGCATCGGCCATACCATCCCGCCTATCTGCCGCTGGTTTTCAGAGGCTGGCGGGATTTCGGGACCGGCGCCTTGGGCGACATGGGCTGCTACGCCTTCGATATCATCTTCAGAGTGCTGCGTCTGAGGGGCCCCCTGGCCGTCGAGGCGAGCGGCGCGGGCTTCGCCGCCAAGATGTGGGCCAAGCCGGAGATGAACAGCGAAAGCTGGCCGCAGGCTTCTCTCATCCGCTGGGAATTCCCCGCCCGCGGCTCGATGCCGCCGGTCAGCGTCTTCTGGTACGACGGCGGGCTGCGCCCGGTCAGACCCCGGCACATGGAGCCCAAGCGACCGCTCGAGGACGAAGGTATGATCCTGGTGGGCGACGAGGGTGCGTTGGTCTGCGGATTCTGCGGCCAGAAACCGCGTCTCGTCCCTGCCGCCCGGGCAGACGCGTTCAAGCCGCCGCCGAAAACGCTGCCCCGATCGATCGGCCATCACGAGGAGTGGCTCCAGGCCTGCAGGGGCGGCGAGCCGGCCGGCGCCAACTTCGAGTTCGCGGCCACGGTGACCGAGGCACTGCTGCTCGGGAACGTGGCTCTGCGCTTCCCCGGCCGGACACTGGAGTGGAACTGGCCCGCCCTGAAGGTGAACAATCTGCCCGATGCCAACAAGTTCGTGCATCGCGAGTACCGCCAGGGATGGTCGATTTGA
- a CDS encoding DUF1080 domain-containing protein — protein MKKTPVLLAVLFAVMGLLAPMVGSADNEPGEGFISLFNGKDFSGWKVPEGDGGHWRVVDGVIDYDAGSAAKGDKSLWTTQEYTDFVLRVDWRIKETPYTNPNVPYILPDGTHARDIHGKEMRMALPDSDSGVMVRGSAKNQCNIWCWPIGSGEMYGYRTDPKVSPEVRAAVTPRTQADKPVGEWNRYEITVRGDVVKVVLNGKTVLPGAKLPGLAAKGAIGLQHHGDKKEGKWVSPPALLQFKNIFIKSLDPKAAREGSEG, from the coding sequence ATGAAGAAGACGCCTGTTTTGCTCGCGGTACTGTTCGCCGTCATGGGCCTGCTGGCGCCGATGGTGGGGTCGGCCGACAACGAGCCCGGGGAAGGCTTCATCTCCCTATTCAATGGCAAGGATTTCTCCGGATGGAAGGTGCCCGAGGGCGACGGCGGCCATTGGAGAGTCGTCGACGGGGTCATCGACTACGACGCCGGGAGCGCGGCCAAGGGCGATAAGAGCCTCTGGACCACGCAGGAGTATACCGACTTCGTTCTCCGCGTAGACTGGCGCATCAAGGAGACGCCCTACACCAACCCCAACGTGCCGTACATCCTCCCGGACGGCACCCACGCTCGCGACATCCACGGCAAGGAAATGCGCATGGCCCTGCCGGATTCCGATTCCGGCGTCATGGTCCGGGGCAGCGCGAAGAACCAGTGCAATATCTGGTGCTGGCCGATCGGTTCCGGCGAAATGTACGGCTATCGCACCGATCCGAAGGTGTCCCCGGAAGTGCGCGCCGCGGTCACCCCCAGGACTCAGGCGGACAAGCCGGTCGGTGAGTGGAATCGATACGAGATCACCGTGCGCGGCGACGTGGTCAAGGTCGTGCTGAACGGCAAGACGGTCCTTCCGGGTGCGAAGTTGCCCGGCCTCGCAGCCAAGGGGGCCATTGGCCTGCAACACCACGGTGATAAAAAGGAGGGCAAGTGGGTCAGCCCACCGGCCCTGCTGCAGTTCAAGAACATCTTCATCAAGTCGCTCGATCCGAAGGCGGCTCGTGAAGGGAGCGAAGGATGA
- a CDS encoding DUF3472 domain-containing protein has translation MMRIWTMVGLCFTASMAAAADGRLRVPASTAYVDPKPEAVHVSEKGVTGWKDPSQKVLWFGQLKKPGSLECCVELRLPSGATSRLRLTVAGRSRESSAEGNGRDRVIVRFGLFEVPAAGYQRFALESLNEKGRPAGDLEALLLDGSATQDAHFNLKPRRNAASVHLFYPVPKDEEVEVFYCEMTGLEDPLWTYYMACGWHRGYFGMQVNSPTERRIIFSVWDSGDEAVDRSKVAADNRVTLVGKGEGVYSGDFGNEGTGGHSHLKFMWKTGERQRFIVTAKPTDATHTIYSGYYFHPEKKDWILISSWRAPKEGGYLRGLYSFSENFGGANGHVVRKALYGNQWIRTAAGRWVELTAASFSHDETGKADRLDRFMGIEKGQFFLSHGGFVDGFTKYGEKFDRPKTGRPPSDIRWPEPTSPSAR, from the coding sequence ATGATGAGGATCTGGACGATGGTCGGGCTGTGCTTCACCGCCTCGATGGCGGCGGCGGCGGATGGCAGGCTTCGTGTGCCCGCATCCACCGCCTACGTCGATCCAAAGCCGGAAGCGGTGCATGTTTCCGAGAAGGGCGTCACCGGCTGGAAGGACCCGTCGCAGAAGGTGCTGTGGTTCGGACAGCTCAAGAAGCCGGGGTCGCTCGAGTGTTGCGTCGAGCTGCGGTTACCGTCCGGGGCGACCTCACGCCTGCGGCTCACCGTGGCCGGCCGATCCCGTGAATCATCGGCCGAGGGCAACGGGCGGGATCGGGTCATCGTGCGTTTTGGGTTGTTCGAGGTGCCGGCCGCGGGATACCAGCGGTTTGCGCTCGAATCGCTCAACGAGAAAGGCCGGCCCGCGGGCGACCTGGAAGCCCTGCTGCTGGATGGATCTGCAACCCAAGACGCCCACTTCAATCTCAAGCCTCGCCGCAACGCCGCCTCCGTCCATCTATTCTACCCCGTGCCTAAGGACGAAGAGGTCGAAGTCTTCTACTGCGAGATGACTGGCCTCGAGGATCCGCTTTGGACCTACTACATGGCCTGCGGCTGGCATCGGGGCTACTTCGGCATGCAGGTCAACAGCCCGACCGAACGGCGGATCATCTTCAGCGTCTGGGACAGCGGTGATGAGGCCGTGGATCGCAGCAAGGTGGCGGCCGACAACCGCGTCACCCTGGTCGGCAAGGGCGAGGGCGTCTACTCGGGCGATTTCGGCAACGAAGGCACCGGTGGCCACAGCCACCTCAAGTTCATGTGGAAGACCGGGGAGAGGCAGCGATTCATCGTGACGGCCAAGCCGACCGACGCGACCCACACCATCTACTCCGGCTATTACTTTCACCCGGAGAAGAAGGACTGGATCCTGATCTCGAGTTGGAGAGCCCCCAAGGAGGGCGGCTATCTCCGCGGGCTATACAGCTTCAGCGAGAACTTCGGCGGAGCCAACGGACACGTCGTGCGAAAGGCCCTCTACGGCAACCAGTGGATCCGAACAGCTGCGGGCCGGTGGGTCGAGCTGACCGCCGCCTCCTTCAGTCACGACGAAACCGGCAAGGCAGACCGCCTCGATCGTTTCATGGGCATCGAGAAGGGGCAGTTCTTCCTCTCGCACGGCGGATTCGTGGACGGATTCACCAAGTACGGCGAGAAGTTCGATCGGCCCAAGACCGGCCGGCCGCCTTCGGATATCCGATGGCCTGAACCGACTTCGCCATCGGCACGTTGA
- a CDS encoding Gfo/Idh/MocA family oxidoreductase: MQDWKTTRRYVLKRAMAVASAPYMITSTALGNAETAPASERVTLGHIGVGGQGTYLLNGFLNCKNAQSVAVADAYSDRRAAAARRINGQGYADFRELLARKDIDAVVVATPDHWHVPIALAAARAGKDAYVEKPLGVTIEQDLACRKIFTEKKRVFQYGTQQRSSAHCRFGCELVRSGRIGKVHTIEVIAPDGGEGGSTEEIPVPPTLDYSMWIGPAPMAPYTKDRCVTPGTYYIYDYSIGYLAGWGAHPLDIMIWGSDADIAGPMTVEGTGKVPTKGLYNTVINWDVTYQMANGVKMSFKPGGDSTKFIGPNGWVRIWRSGIDAEPKSLLQSKIGPDEVHLIGSPRQDQNFIDAVKSRRRTVSPLGDAVRSDIISHLADITIRLKRRITWDPRKEAIVGDAEATKRLTRAMRSPWTL, translated from the coding sequence ATGCAGGACTGGAAGACGACCAGGCGGTATGTTCTGAAGAGGGCGATGGCTGTGGCCAGTGCCCCGTACATGATCACCTCGACGGCGCTGGGAAACGCTGAAACAGCCCCGGCCAGCGAGCGGGTGACACTCGGGCACATCGGTGTCGGCGGCCAGGGAACCTACCTGCTCAACGGATTCCTGAACTGCAAGAACGCCCAGAGCGTGGCCGTCGCCGACGCTTACAGCGATCGCCGCGCGGCGGCCGCCCGGCGGATCAACGGCCAGGGTTACGCCGACTTCCGCGAATTGCTGGCTCGCAAGGACATCGACGCGGTGGTTGTGGCCACACCCGATCACTGGCACGTGCCGATCGCCCTTGCTGCGGCTCGGGCGGGCAAAGACGCTTACGTCGAGAAGCCGCTCGGCGTGACTATCGAGCAGGACCTTGCCTGCCGTAAGATCTTCACCGAGAAGAAGCGGGTCTTTCAGTACGGCACCCAGCAGCGCAGCTCGGCCCACTGCCGCTTCGGTTGCGAGCTGGTTCGCAGCGGGCGAATCGGCAAGGTGCACACCATCGAGGTCATCGCGCCCGACGGCGGTGAGGGCGGCTCGACCGAGGAAATCCCCGTGCCGCCGACCCTTGACTATTCGATGTGGATCGGTCCGGCCCCGATGGCGCCGTACACCAAGGACCGCTGCGTGACACCCGGAACGTACTACATTTACGACTACTCGATTGGTTATCTTGCCGGCTGGGGCGCGCACCCGCTGGATATCATGATCTGGGGCTCGGACGCCGACATCGCCGGCCCGATGACCGTCGAAGGCACCGGCAAGGTACCGACGAAAGGGCTCTACAACACGGTGATCAACTGGGACGTGACCTACCAGATGGCCAACGGCGTGAAGATGTCCTTCAAGCCCGGTGGTGATTCGACCAAGTTTATCGGGCCAAACGGCTGGGTGCGCATCTGGCGTAGCGGGATTGACGCCGAGCCCAAGTCACTGCTGCAGTCCAAGATCGGTCCCGACGAGGTTCATCTCATCGGGAGCCCGCGGCAGGACCAGAACTTCATCGACGCCGTGAAATCGCGCCGCAGGACGGTTAGCCCGCTCGGCGACGCCGTGCGTTCCGACATCATCAGCCACCTGGCCGATATCACCATTCGGTTGAAGCGCAGGATCACCTGGGATCCCAGGAAGGAAGCGATCGTGGGCGACGCCGAGGCAACCAAGAGGCTCACGCGGGCGATGCGGTCGCCGTGGACGCTGTGA